The following coding sequences are from one bacterium SCSIO 12741 window:
- a CDS encoding DUF4062 domain-containing protein: MPKQISLFRVFLASPSDLHDEREIVGEVIDELNTSAFLHSDVQVQLLKWENAVNPGIANYPQQVINSDIGKDYDIFLGILWSKFGTPTPQYGSGTEEEYQIAVKNRSESPSKEIMIYFKTAPIPFKSIDPESIRAINNFKNNLGDDGVLYWEFNSTDEFRKLLRMQLMRKVQDLKQIPREIENLVKPIQEDIYEEELGLIDYSEIGEESIENLLEILNRISSATVWIGKRFEEMAREIDAEIAKDPEMGNKKKRRLVNSAADDMHSYVQRIKAEIPLYSENIEKAIDSYSNAIKISIEMGSEEVDELEAAISSIKEFVLTIEESIESGNEFLEVVKSLPRMTKEFNRAKRTTSKTLEELYAEFQIGINLANAMISDLKAQT, encoded by the coding sequence ATGCCTAAACAAATTTCCTTATTCAGAGTCTTTCTCGCCTCTCCTTCAGATTTACACGACGAACGCGAAATAGTAGGTGAAGTTATTGATGAATTGAACACATCTGCCTTTCTCCATTCTGACGTTCAAGTTCAGCTTTTAAAATGGGAAAATGCAGTGAATCCGGGAATTGCCAATTATCCCCAACAAGTAATTAATAGTGATATAGGAAAGGATTATGATATTTTTTTAGGAATTCTTTGGAGCAAGTTTGGAACTCCAACGCCTCAATACGGTTCTGGAACTGAGGAGGAGTATCAAATTGCTGTCAAAAATCGTTCAGAGTCCCCTTCAAAGGAGATAATGATCTATTTTAAAACTGCTCCAATTCCGTTCAAATCAATAGATCCCGAGAGTATTAGGGCAATAAATAATTTCAAAAACAATTTGGGAGATGATGGAGTTCTCTATTGGGAATTCAATTCAACGGATGAATTTAGAAAATTGTTAAGAATGCAACTAATGAGAAAGGTCCAGGACCTTAAGCAAATCCCGAGAGAAATAGAAAACCTGGTCAAACCAATTCAAGAGGATATCTATGAAGAAGAATTGGGATTAATAGATTATTCTGAAATTGGGGAGGAGTCGATTGAAAATTTACTTGAAATATTAAATAGAATTTCCTCCGCAACAGTATGGATTGGCAAGCGGTTCGAAGAAATGGCACGTGAAATTGATGCCGAAATCGCAAAAGACCCAGAAATGGGTAATAAAAAAAAGCGCCGATTAGTTAATTCAGCTGCCGATGACATGCATTCCTATGTTCAGAGGATTAAGGCAGAAATACCACTATATTCAGAAAACATCGAAAAGGCGATTGATTCCTACTCAAACGCAATAAAAATCAGCATTGAAATGGGCTCTGAAGAAGTTGACGAATTAGAAGCTGCAATCTCCTCCATTAAAGAATTCGTATTGACGATTGAAGAATCGATCGAATCAGGAAATGAGTTTTTGGAAGTTGTTAAAAGCCTCCCCAGAATGACTAAAGAGTTTAACCGCGCTAAAAGAACTACTTCAAAAACCCTTGAGGAGCTTTATGCGGAATTTCAAATCGGAATTAATTTGGCAAACGCTATGATAAGCGATTTGAAAGCTCAAACTTAA
- a CDS encoding tail fiber domain-containing protein — protein MKKFLLFSLALAMGSWNVATAQNTSFGIGALGSVTTGTNNSAFGAQSLFSTTTGHYNNGFGKYALYSNVNGSQNIAMGYAALYSNTSGNENIAIGSKALATNTTGNGNIGIGEGAINNNTTANYNVATGYFALSQNSTGAGNVASGYHALNTNSTGGYNVASGYEALQSNTTGGSNSAIGHYAAMNNTTGYYNVAHGYAALYSNTTGELNVALGGKALANNITGSDNVAVGTSSGPNNTNYSNTTALGNNAITTASNQVRIGNTFVTSIGGYQAWTNLSDGRFKGDIQENVMGLDFINQLRPVSYVVDQNKLDEFLGATNSEFYKASTGEQHYQTGFIAQEVDELTQKLGFTEFNGVDRPENDGDHYGLRYSEFVVPLVKAVQELSANQEQLLKTIEEQQVQIDALTGRDKTSATGLENAGADNPQVELYQNAPNPFTTDTQIKMVLPENVQQAQIIIYNLEGKQLKAYDVEGNGETSVTIHGNELEAGMYIYALITDGSVASTKQMILSH, from the coding sequence ATGAAAAAATTTTTATTGTTTTCACTGGCTCTAGCCATGGGTTCGTGGAACGTAGCTACGGCTCAGAATACCTCATTTGGAATTGGTGCATTAGGAAGTGTAACAACAGGTACCAACAATAGTGCATTTGGTGCTCAATCCTTGTTTTCAACAACTACAGGCCACTACAACAACGGCTTTGGTAAATACGCTCTTTATTCCAACGTCAATGGGAGCCAAAATATAGCTATGGGTTACGCTGCTTTGTATTCCAATACAAGTGGTAACGAAAACATTGCGATTGGGTCCAAAGCGTTAGCTACGAATACGACGGGAAATGGCAACATCGGTATTGGTGAAGGTGCGATCAACAACAACACCACGGCCAACTACAATGTGGCAACGGGTTACTTTGCCCTATCCCAAAACAGCACAGGAGCAGGAAACGTAGCCAGTGGTTACCATGCCCTAAATACAAACTCTACCGGAGGCTATAACGTAGCTAGCGGTTACGAAGCTCTTCAGAGCAACACTACCGGAGGAAGCAACTCGGCTATCGGTCATTACGCCGCTATGAACAATACCACAGGTTACTACAATGTGGCTCACGGTTACGCGGCTTTGTATTCCAACACTACTGGAGAGTTGAATGTAGCTCTTGGTGGAAAAGCTTTGGCAAACAACATTACAGGAAGCGATAACGTGGCTGTAGGTACCTCTTCAGGTCCTAACAACACCAATTACTCCAATACGACTGCATTGGGTAATAATGCCATTACCACAGCTTCTAATCAGGTTAGAATTGGAAATACTTTTGTAACCAGCATCGGTGGATACCAAGCTTGGACTAACCTTTCTGACGGTCGTTTTAAAGGAGATATCCAGGAAAACGTAATGGGACTTGACTTCATTAATCAGTTGCGTCCGGTAAGCTACGTGGTAGATCAAAACAAATTGGACGAATTCTTAGGTGCTACCAATTCTGAATTTTACAAGGCTTCTACGGGTGAGCAGCACTACCAAACTGGTTTTATTGCTCAGGAAGTAGATGAGTTGACTCAAAAATTGGGCTTCACGGAATTTAATGGTGTTGACCGTCCTGAAAATGACGGCGATCACTACGGACTACGTTACTCTGAATTTGTAGTTCCATTGGTAAAAGCCGTTCAGGAATTGAGCGCTAACCAAGAGCAATTGCTTAAAACCATTGAAGAGCAACAAGTACAAATCGACGCTTTGACTGGTCGTGATAAGACTTCAGCTACAGGTTTGGAAAATGCTGGTGCTGACAACCCTCAAGTTGAGTTGTACCAAAATGCACCCAATCCTTTTACTACCGATACCCAAATCAAAATGGTATTGCCAGAAAATGTTCAGCAAGCACAAATTATCATCTACAACCTGGAAGGAAAGCAACTAAAAGCTTACGACGTAGAAGGTAATGGGGAAACTTCAGTAACCATTCATGGAAATGAGTTGGAAGCTGGAATGTACATCTATGCTTTGATTACAGATGGATCAGTTGCGTCTACCAAGCAAATGATTTTGTCTCACTAA
- a CDS encoding T9SS type A sorting domain-containing protein — protein sequence MLHAIHFPKNSAVGPHSSYSRYYILFRFSPPDLITPGVHVKWYSNAGLSNLVHLGDTFSPPLLTVGKHTYYVTQTVGGIESPSCPVNLTIDSLPSSPKASDTASCFGFVVPDLAAQGSAIRWYADRQLTALLHSGDTLSSGKTAIGFYTFYLTQTVNQCQSLPDSVTLAIDSIPNAPVSQDTASCFGFMVPQLIASGSNIRWYDDTLLATPIHLGDTLSSGKTAVGSYTFYATQTTKSCESQTNSIVLTIHGIPQAPLAIDTSYCSGVDSAILIAQGLSIQWYDNSTQIQALYSGDTLILLHPSVGQHTYYASQTVNGCESELDTAQLRIHPVPPSPQSMGASSCFGEPVPHLIANGSNLHWYASPQLTQVIHVGDTLITGKTAAGIYSYFVTQSLLGCASFPDSLALTIHAIPEAPITTDTSSCYQNSVPELFAQGSNVQWFIDTTLLSPIHQGNSFATGDTSVGRYVYYATQTVNGCESPEDSAILNIDSLPVVTVTPSWIQISSGDTILLQAFNADSYRWSPSHGLQDSTGAQIQANPDTNIIYTVIGTDGNGCRGQAQIQVDVWPLGDDEGMGRRKARIVVFPNPSRGSFTVEWPANDGDRAEISLINSLGSQLIQRNVWANNGIFQSHFEVKSIPNGAYYLLIDNGVDRQTIKIIIDQ from the coding sequence TTGCTCCATGCCATCCACTTCCCTAAGAATTCAGCGGTTGGCCCCCATTCCTCTTATTCGAGATACTACATTCTGTTTCGGTTCTCCCCACCCGATCTTATCACACCCGGTGTCCATGTTAAGTGGTATTCCAATGCAGGCTTATCGAATCTCGTTCATCTGGGTGATACATTCAGTCCGCCACTGCTGACCGTTGGTAAGCATACCTATTATGTAACTCAAACGGTAGGCGGAATAGAAAGTCCATCCTGTCCTGTGAATCTCACCATCGACAGTCTTCCTTCAAGCCCAAAGGCTTCAGATACGGCCTCTTGCTTTGGTTTTGTCGTTCCCGACCTTGCCGCTCAAGGATCAGCTATTAGATGGTACGCTGATCGCCAATTGACCGCCTTGCTGCATTCAGGAGACACCCTATCTTCCGGAAAAACGGCTATCGGATTCTATACCTTTTACCTTACGCAAACCGTCAACCAATGCCAAAGTCTACCCGATTCGGTAACCTTAGCGATAGACAGTATTCCAAATGCCCCGGTTAGCCAGGATACCGCTTCTTGCTTTGGATTCATGGTGCCTCAACTCATTGCCAGTGGAAGCAACATTCGATGGTACGATGATACGCTCTTAGCAACTCCCATTCATCTTGGAGATACACTATCATCGGGAAAAACGGCTGTGGGTAGCTACACTTTCTACGCTACTCAAACAACCAAGTCTTGTGAGAGTCAAACAAATTCAATCGTACTTACTATTCACGGTATTCCACAAGCCCCACTGGCTATTGACACCAGTTATTGCTCAGGAGTAGATTCGGCGATTTTGATTGCCCAAGGTCTTTCCATACAATGGTATGACAACAGCACTCAAATTCAGGCATTGTATTCTGGCGACACTCTGATTCTTCTCCACCCCTCTGTGGGGCAACATACCTATTACGCCAGTCAAACGGTGAATGGTTGCGAAAGTGAATTGGATACGGCCCAATTAAGGATTCACCCGGTTCCTCCCTCCCCTCAATCTATGGGAGCTTCGTCATGTTTTGGAGAACCTGTCCCCCATTTAATAGCGAATGGTTCAAATCTACATTGGTATGCTTCTCCCCAATTGACACAGGTAATTCATGTGGGCGACACATTAATTACCGGAAAAACGGCAGCTGGTATCTACTCCTATTTTGTTACACAATCGCTGTTGGGTTGTGCCAGTTTTCCCGATTCCTTGGCTCTTACTATTCATGCTATTCCGGAAGCACCGATCACGACCGACACCTCATCCTGTTACCAGAATAGTGTTCCAGAACTATTCGCTCAGGGAAGCAACGTCCAATGGTTCATTGATACAACTCTGTTGTCACCCATACATCAGGGGAATTCCTTTGCCACTGGAGATACCAGTGTCGGGCGATATGTTTATTACGCCACGCAAACCGTTAATGGTTGTGAGAGCCCGGAAGACTCCGCAATACTCAATATTGATTCGCTTCCCGTAGTTACAGTAACTCCTTCCTGGATACAAATATCAAGTGGAGATACGATTTTGCTTCAGGCGTTTAATGCGGATAGTTACCGCTGGAGTCCCTCTCATGGATTACAGGATAGCACGGGTGCACAGATTCAGGCAAATCCGGATACGAACATCATTTACACCGTGATAGGAACCGATGGAAATGGCTGTCGTGGTCAGGCTCAAATTCAGGTGGATGTTTGGCCGCTTGGGGATGATGAGGGAATGGGTCGTCGAAAAGCAAGAATCGTTGTTTTTCCCAATCCAAGTCGCGGAAGTTTTACGGTTGAATGGCCTGCTAATGATGGTGATCGAGCCGAAATAAGTCTCATCAATTCATTGGGAAGTCAATTGATACAACGAAATGTGTGGGCTAATAACGGGATATTTCAATCGCATTTTGAAGTAAAATCCATACCCAACGGGGCGTACTATTTACTGATAGACAACGGTGTAGATCGTCAAACGATAAAGATCATCATTGACCAATAG
- a CDS encoding tetratricopeptide repeat protein translates to MIRIALISLTLFLGFPPIYAQSPSSDAQRLTDQCIEMMRQGEYQKALELVNQAIEIDGKNVFALRTRGGLLAMFQYFKPALKDFSKAIKLDPGNSLSFYNRGTCYQNMGKYSKAVKDFDRSIELNPEFKSAYANRGLAWCELKNYDQALNDYKKAIELDEEYELAYRLRGLLHKDMKSYEEAIADFKQLLKLNPENHEAHFMIAGVHMDSGKYLYAIESYNQAIELAPEEMSPYLLMRGNAKKNINDLDGACADWNKAYNLGLSIAKLLIDESCP, encoded by the coding sequence ATGATCCGAATAGCTTTAATTTCCTTGACCCTATTTCTGGGTTTTCCTCCCATTTATGCCCAGTCTCCTTCTTCGGATGCCCAACGTTTGACCGATCAGTGTATCGAAATGATGCGTCAAGGAGAGTATCAAAAGGCTCTTGAACTCGTTAACCAGGCAATAGAGATAGATGGGAAGAATGTGTTTGCCTTGCGAACCCGGGGAGGCCTTTTGGCTATGTTTCAGTATTTTAAACCAGCGCTAAAGGATTTTTCGAAAGCCATAAAGTTGGATCCTGGGAATTCCCTCTCCTTTTACAATCGAGGAACTTGTTACCAGAATATGGGAAAGTACAGTAAGGCAGTTAAGGATTTTGATCGAAGCATTGAGTTAAACCCTGAATTCAAAAGTGCCTATGCCAACCGTGGATTGGCCTGGTGTGAATTAAAGAACTATGATCAGGCCCTTAATGACTACAAGAAGGCCATTGAGCTGGATGAGGAGTATGAACTCGCTTATCGCCTGAGAGGACTGTTGCACAAGGATATGAAGAGTTATGAAGAGGCCATTGCCGATTTTAAGCAACTTTTAAAACTCAATCCTGAAAATCACGAAGCACATTTCATGATTGCCGGTGTACATATGGATTCAGGGAAATACCTGTATGCCATAGAATCTTATAACCAAGCCATAGAATTAGCTCCCGAAGAAATGTCCCCCTATTTGTTGATGCGAGGGAATGCTAAAAAGAATATCAATGATCTTGATGGTGCTTGTGCGGATTGGAATAAGGCCTATAACCTAGGTCTGTCAATAGCCAAATTGCTCATTGATGAATCTTGTCCATAA